The DNA region TTCAGTAACGAGAAATCCTCCCTAATTGAGAGAATTGACAAGGTTTCCTGCCAAATTCGCGAACTGCACGCGCAGCTTACTAGCCAGGAGGAGGAGAATAAAAAGCTGAATTCTGTCAAGAAATCTCTGGACTCGACCAAGCCTGTAGCAACTACCGCTCATGTCCCGGCTGCATCTGcgtcaacatcaaaacGGAATAGTCCTGTCGATAGCATGTCAGTTCCTCCACCAAATCTTGCTTCCGttatcaagaagatcaacGACTACACCAATGAAAAGACAGGAATGCTTACGAGTCCCGGACATGAATTCTTGAACGCCTTGAGTGAAAATTCTCAATTGGTTTCAGTGATTAAAGAAGAAATTAGAAAAGATGTGGACCTTGAGAATCAATGGAGAGCTAGGAGGTCTAAGCTTGCCAAACGTAACGACCTTTTAGAAAAAATGTGGGCTGACATTAGTATAAACAATCAAAAGCTAAGAGACAGCCTTGCAGCTCAGCCCTACACGTCGCCACCCGCAAGTGCCAGTAACGCAGTGCCTGCACCACAACTAACATTGCATGACCCAGCCACCTACTCCACAAACGAAGGACTTCATGAGCCCTCTACGTTTGGGAGTGGCTCCTTCCATGCCTCCCcccctcctcctcctcctcccCATTCAGTGCCATACAACAATTGGGATATAAACCAAGAAAGGCGTCAACCAATTGAGTATAATGGCGAagaccaaaattttgattaCGACGATTCCCATCACCTTTTGAGCGGCTTGCAGAACATGATTTCCGAAGCCGATTACCAAGCGACGAATGTCAGCACTTCCAAGTTGTACACTACTGACCAATTGGACAACTACTGGAGCCGTCAAAACGTCTCTGAGGCTGCTGCTCATATGGGGCAAAGCAGCCCTCTAGCCCAACCATCGCATATGCCACTTTTGTCACCAGCGTTTGTGTACGAAGTCCAGGGCATTTCCCCTAGCGGACCAATGTTGCGCACCGACTCTTTCGCACCTATGTCAGTGCCCAACGACGAAGAGGTGCCAGGTCTTATTCCCGCCCAGGTGGTCCAGAGAGACGAGGTGGCGTCGTTCGGGTCCGGGTTCAACAACGACCCTGTGATGAGAACATCCCCATTATCATTGCCTCTAAAAGAGGAGTTCACCAAAGACAATCTTTTCAGTTCCGGCCACTATAATAACATCTGGGGCGCACCGCAAGGAAAGGAGACGCCAATTTCTTCACCGTTGGGAGAAACGGGGACACCAAAAGCTCTACACTCGAGAAGTAGCAGCCACGGAAGCTGGGGACTTCCTCAGTTTATGCATAAATCCCCAAACAGCAATAAAACAGATTCCAAGGCTGAAAACTCACAGAGCAGTACCGACAACAAGGACAAAGAGACCACACATAGTAACGGCAGAAGAATCTCTCGGCTACTCTCAAAAAGTGGGATGAATCATCTATTCAGATCGCCCACTCATGAGAGCTCGCATAGTAACGCTTAGTATCCTTTAGAAAGCATGCAGAGTTTCCCAGCCTATATACGCATGTATTTATAAGTCTGAAGCCCAGCTTCAAGTACCTAAAGGTTCAGTTGCCTTTGCAGCTGGCTTTTGCGCCTTTGCACAAGCCATTCCTCCATATCCTTAAGATCCGGCAGCTGGCTGAACTGCGGGATGATACGTTTGGGGGCCATTACAGAGCCTTGGCCACCGGCTTCGGCTTGCAATTCCTGAGTTTTGTCCTCCTCGAGTTGGCAAAAATGAGAGCGTGATGCTGGTTTCGAGGTAAGAATTTCCTTAACGGTCTCGACCGTGAGATGCAGAGGAACACGAAGAGAGGCGGAGTCTTCTGGTACGAAGCCGTAGTACTCAGGACCtaagctcttcttccaaacTCGTACACGATCCTGTAAGGTTTTTTGGCGCTGCCTTGCGGATTGTGATTTTTTTCGCCAGTCCGCAGCGTTTTTAGCAAGTTGCTGAACTTCGGGCAGAGCAAGCGCTCTCCCGAAATAACGGCGTCCATCCAAAACGGTACCTGTGTGCTTAAACGACTTGTCGCGAGAGAAGTCCGGACCCTTCAAGTTTCGGTGTATGTGCCGTTCCCAACGCGCCTTCTCACTAAACAGATCGTTGAGCTCATCATTAAGCTCTCGAAGTTGAAACTCATTCAGTGAAGGGTCGTGCATGCGTGTGAGTCTCGTATTGATATCCGAGATAACTTGCCGGCGCCACTGCTGTGCTTCCTGCGACTTCGACACGGAACCCACTCTGGTTGGTCGCTTGAAACGCGTGTAGTCCTTGTAACCTCCATTTTTCTcggcttcaagctcttggaaACGAACCAGCACGGAGTTTGCCTTATCAACGTTTCTACTCATTGCTTGGGCGGCTGTTGTAGATTTAAAGATAGGTCTTGGacaagcgatgagcttaaaACGATTAACGATAGAAATTAAGATCGTCAAATATCAACGTACATAATGACGTATGTTCGCGCATAAAGGAGCTGAACTAACGGTAAAGCTGAACATTGAGAGTTTAGGTTAGAGTGTGTTTGCCCGGCCTCGAGACGCGCATATAGCACACCAATCCTTGAACTACGAATTGTCGTATCACGCCATAACCATGCTATTCGGCAACATTTTCATGTGGCCTGCGCTCGCGTCGGCCTTGCATCGCATGGCGGTACTTTCAGGCGCAGCAGTGCTCGTAGCAATGTCCGCCGTAGTATAGGAGCAATTAAAGAGCTACATACCTACGGTTTTTGAGCCGGATGTTGCTTGGTTGCGGCTGAGCGCTTGCAAGTTCCGAGTACGGGCCTAACGTCGTTTGAAAGTACTGCCATCAGGAAGTGTGCGCGGATGACTTTCACTTTCCCATAATTAGGGCGCCATAAATCTTGTTGACTACCCCACATACGTCATTTGAATCATTGAGTGACACACCGAGGCCATGGCGCTAACCAGTGGCGTGATCACTACCTTCGTGCATCTCTGCATCAAGCAAAGGCGCTGCAACTGCCGTCGGGCCGTGCCGGAGGAATGTTTCACCGGATGCCCGGCCCTCGCGTGTTGCCGCAAGCGAGGTGCGCAGTGGCCTGTGGCGGCCCGCGGTGACCCGGCAGGCGTGTTAGACCCTGGCGTAACCTCTCGGAATAACCTTGATGCCGGCTGCAGACCTTCTCCGTGTTCTCAACAGCCTTCAGCCGGAAGAACATCTGATCCGTTCGGCGTGTTTCGAGTGCCTGCACCAAAATTCCGGTGCCTGCAGCCCCAGGGTCGTGTAGGCACCAAACGGGGATCGAGCATATTTCCGGGAGCCGTAGCTCCAACAATTATTGCGGGGAAGATCTGTTTTTACTTTTTTTCAGACTTTTTATTTCTCGCCGCGTCTTCTTGTCAGGCTTTCcgtctttcaagatctcaCAGATCAGTACGTGTGACGGCGAAGAAATTGGGGTTCTTGCTACTCTGACGTCGCTACGTAAACAAGCCGAGTACGagtttcttcaattgcGCCCACTTCGTAAACCGCCTGCTCTGCGCAAAATTTGCGCTTCTCCTGTTGTTATTTTCCGTTCTCACGCATAGAGTGGTTTGTTCGCCTCAACTGAGCGAGTAGAATTTCCCCGCTTCCCCAGAATTGTGAGACCCGAGTCCGAGAATCTCACGACGGAAATTGGTATAAAACGGCGGCTGAAATGGCGTTCTCGAGTCTCAAGAAATCTGATTCTGTTGGCTCGACTCCTCATAGGAAACAAAACCATCCCAACAAACGCAAAcccttttccaaaatgcAATTGCTCGGTTCCGCCCTAGGCGCGCTGGTGATCGCAGCTGGAGTTACTGCTTCGCAATCTAACAGCAGATCCCGTGGTAAGAACACTGACTCGCAGCCTCAGTTCAATGCTTCGTCGGGTACACGCCCGCTTGTGCATCTCACTCCTAACAAGGGGTGGATGAACGACCCCAATGGCCTCTTCTATGACAGCGAGGCCTCCATCTGGCACGCGTACTACCAGTACAACCCCAATGACAACGTGTGGGGGCTGCCATTGTACTGGGGTCACGCTACCAGTGAGGACCTGACCGTGTGGGAGGACCACGGCGCGGCTATCGCTCCTCAGAACGACGAATCCGGTGCCTTCTCCGGTTCGATCATCATCGACGCCAACAACACCTCaggcttcttcaacgacAGCACCAAGCCTGCCCAGAGAATCGTTGCTTTCTACACCGAGCACAACGCCACAACCGAATCCCAATACGCGGCTTACTCGCTCGACGGTGGTTTCACCTTCGAGCAATACGAGCATAACCCTGTGCTTGACATTGGGTCTGACCAATTCCGTGACCCTAAGGTCTTCTGGCACGAAGAGTCAGAGCGTTGGGTCATGACTCTCGCGCTTTCTCAGGAATACACCATCCAGATTTTCACTTCAGAGAACCTGAAGGACTGGGAGCTACAGTCTAACTTCTCACACCACGGAATTCTTGGTTACCAATACGAATGTCCCGGGCTCGCTAAAGTCCGCGTTGAGCGCGATATTCCTCTGAATGTCACTTCCAACGGAAAGACCAACTTGACTACCCAGGACGACGGCGCTGAATACAAGTGGGTCATGTTCCTGAGTATCAACCCTGGCTCCCCAGCAGGTGGCTCCGTCAACGAGTACTTTATTGGTGACTTCGACGGTAAGACTTTCACTCCCCAGGACAGTGCTGCCCGCATTGTGGACCACGGAAAGGACTTCTACGCTCTGCAGACATTTACCAATGCGCCAAACGGCGACACTATCGGTATTGCCTGGGCCTCTAACTGGGACTACTGTGCCTTTGTTCCAACTGAGGCGTGGAAGAGCTCTATGTCGATTGCCCGTAACTTCACCGTCCGCCCTTACAACCCTAACCCACAGAGCACCGAGCTCAATCTATACAGCACCCCAATTTTGAACTCTACCGATTTGCAAACCAAGCGttacttgaagaagtcttcCCTGGAGATCGGTGCGGATGAGGCCCTCAAGTACAACCTCGGAAACGACGCCCAGGGTCTTCTAGAATTCACTGCCACTTGGAAGGTCAACGGCTCTAGCATCCCATCCGTCGGCGACTTTGCTGATCTCTCCTTCTGGTTTACCGGCAAAGAAGACGACGATGAGTACCTGAGATTAGGATATGCTGTCAATGCTGCTGGCTTTTTCGTCGACAGAGGTAACACCGACGTTGACTTCGTGAATGACAACCcattcttcaacaacagaCAGACCCAGAACATCGAGACCTACAAGATTGGAACCGATGGATTGCCAATCTACAAGGTCCACGGTATCATTGACAGAAACATCATCGAgttgttcttcaatgacGGTTCATCAACCTCCACCAACTTGTTCTTCCTATCTGACGGAAACTACATTGGCGGTGTTGAGATTACCGCGGGCGTCGAAGGCGTTTTCACAATTCTAGATTTCGAGATCAAGCAATTGGCTAGAAAATGATCTGCACAAATGAAGTCGCACCTGGCAAGCTGCAAGGTCAGACTTTATGAAACGTGATATGAGTACTATTTTTATTCGATTTAAAACGGAGATACACCCgatgttttttttgaccGTACGCTTAGCACCTACTGCATATCTTCATATGCCTTCACAAGGTATTCTATGTAGTTCTGGTATTAATCATTGACTTATGTAACGAGTTAAAATGTACCCGATGTTAGCTATTCAGTTTTTGGAATTTGTCACATTTTCAAACCCTTGCAGGAATATAATTCATCAAAGCACTTTGCACTCGGCGTCACTAGGCCGTTTTTCAAATATACTTGCGACAGGGGTAGCGGGTTGCCTTCCTTGGTATGAGCAACTCTTTTTCTACTATCAGTTTCAAGTTTTACATCAAACTGTTATTATTATTAACTGCCCGGACCCTGACCGTGCGTCGAACCTGCGAAAACTGATTTTCGAGGCTTGCTAATGATTGACGTCATAGAGATACAGCCCCACAAAGAACCACGTGATCAATGTTGAGATGTCGCTTTAAatcatgaaaaatttcagtCTGCTATCTATAAACAAACCATCTCGATC from Lachancea thermotolerans CBS 6340 chromosome C complete sequence includes:
- the ISY1 gene encoding Isy1p (similar to uniprot|P21374 Saccharomyces cerevisiae YJR050W ISY1 Component of the spliceosome complex involved in pre-mRNA splicing auxiliary splicing factor that may modulate Syf1p activity and help optimize splicing isy1 syf2 double mutation activates the spindle checkpoint causing cell cycle arrest), with the protein product MSRNVDKANSVLVRFQELEAEKNGGYKDYTRFKRPTRVGSVSKSQEAQQWRRQVISDINTRLTRMHDPSLNEFQLRELNDELNDLFSEKARWERHIHRNLKGPDFSRDKSFKHTGTVLDGRRYFGRALALPEVQQLAKNAADWRKKSQSARQRQKTLQDRVRVWKKSLGPEYYGFVPEDSASLRVPLHLTVETVKEILTSKPASRSHFCQLEEDKTQELQAEAGGQGSVMAPKRIIPQFSQLPDLKDMEEWLVQRRKSQLQRQLNL
- the GTA1 gene encoding Gta1p (weakly similar to uniprot|P32618 Saccharomyces cerevisiae YEL043W Hypothetical ORF), whose translation is MLPYAAFTLIAIVWLIYRLALFLSIPVWRIVSTLGLQVPHTTRVSIDEVTSDTITIRWENEPSEVEKDTPSISRYILYLNNVKVGTFPNIGTSLYTCCSLKDLLPHTQYQLDFVCVNQDGFMNKVPSTYVMTKNAASSSSDSVPFLTVDDAESNPLTAQNFPADMKWRKTQVVVSTDSPTSYASLTSLQDLDDYSINDLKNILVCAQEDLHEVLQQQASVFQDFRESEIQLRLELDNLKAQWAHEIDLRKSLKSSIKSLENSKLLYDLKKGKLDKNINQSRNKINKMKNDIVKWDQERAPHLRQDLLKQKFSNEKSSLIERIDKVSCQIRELHAQLTSQEEENKKLNSVKKSLDSTKPVATTAHVPAASASTSKRNSPVDSMSVPPPNLASVIKKINDYTNEKTGMLTSPGHEFLNALSENSQLVSVIKEEIRKDVDLENQWRARRSKLAKRNDLLEKMWADISINNQKLRDSLAAQPYTSPPASASNAVPAPQLTLHDPATYSTNEGLHEPSTFGSGSFHASPPPPPPPHSVPYNNWDINQERRQPIEYNGEDQNFDYDDSHHLLSGLQNMISEADYQATNVSTSKLYTTDQLDNYWSRQNVSEAAAHMGQSSPLAQPSHMPLLSPAFVYEVQGISPSGPMLRTDSFAPMSVPNDEEVPGLIPAQVVQRDEVASFGSGFNNDPVMRTSPLSLPLKEEFTKDNLFSSGHYNNIWGAPQGKETPISSPLGETGTPKALHSRSSSHGSWGLPQFMHKSPNSNKTDSKAENSQSSTDNKDKETTHSNGRRISRLLSKSGMNHLFRSPTHESSHSNA
- the SUC2 gene encoding beta-fructofuranosidase SUC2 (similar to uniprot|P00724 Saccharomyces cerevisiae YIL162W SUC2); the encoded protein is MAFSSLKKSDSVGSTPHRKQNHPNKRKPFSKMQLLGSALGALVIAAGVTASQSNSRSRGKNTDSQPQFNASSGTRPLVHLTPNKGWMNDPNGLFYDSEASIWHAYYQYNPNDNVWGLPLYWGHATSEDLTVWEDHGAAIAPQNDESGAFSGSIIIDANNTSGFFNDSTKPAQRIVAFYTEHNATTESQYAAYSLDGGFTFEQYEHNPVLDIGSDQFRDPKVFWHEESERWVMTLALSQEYTIQIFTSENLKDWELQSNFSHHGILGYQYECPGLAKVRVERDIPLNVTSNGKTNLTTQDDGAEYKWVMFLSINPGSPAGGSVNEYFIGDFDGKTFTPQDSAARIVDHGKDFYALQTFTNAPNGDTIGIAWASNWDYCAFVPTEAWKSSMSIARNFTVRPYNPNPQSTELNLYSTPILNSTDLQTKRYLKKSSLEIGADEALKYNLGNDAQGLLEFTATWKVNGSSIPSVGDFADLSFWFTGKEDDDEYLRLGYAVNAAGFFVDRGNTDVDFVNDNPFFNNRQTQNIETYKIGTDGLPIYKVHGIIDRNIIELFFNDGSSTSTNLFFLSDGNYIGGVEITAGVEGVFTILDFEIKQLARK